The genomic window GGCATCACCTTGGGCGAGCGGTCCGAGGTGATCACGATCTGTTTGTTGGCGGCATGCAGGTCGTTGAAGGTGTGGAAGAACTCTTCCTGGGTCTGCTCCTTGGTCGCCAGGAACTGGATGTCGTCGATCAGGAGCACATCCACCCCGCGGTAGCGCTCGCGGAAGGCATCGTTCTGGCGGTCGCGAATGGCGCGGATGAACTCGTTGGTGAACGTCTCCGACGTCACGTAGAGCACGTTCAGGCGGCGTTGCTCCGCAACGTGGCCGATAGCATGGAGCAGGTGGGTCTTGCCAAGGCCGACTCCCCCATAGATAAAAAGTGGATTATAGGCCTTCGAAGGAGCCTCAGAAACCGCGAGCGCCGCAGCATGTGCAAACCGGTTACTGCTGCCTATAACAAAAGATTCAAATGTATATTTTGAATTTAAAACAGCCTGTTGTGGTTTTAACTCTGTACTTTTTTGGCGCTGGCTATCTTGCGCAATTGAGAGCTGTTCAGCCTCATCCACAACAACATTGATCTGTATTTCCTCACCTAGAACCTGAAAAAGCGCATCGGTTATCAGACTATTGTATCTCGACTCAAGCCATTCTTTTGCAAAGGAATTTGGAGCCGATATAAAAAGCGTATCACCCTCCATTTGTGTTGGGCTTGTATTTTCAAACCATGCTTTATAAGTCGGCGTATTAAGCTGTTTTTTAATTATTTTTAGAGCTTGACTCCAGATGATATCAAGTTGGTTTTGCAAGAATTATCCCACCTAAGAGCTTAGAATTTCTTCCAAATATCCTATTCCTGCAGAAGTAAGAACTCTTTTGCCTTGTTCGTCAGAAGCGACTAAGGATTTCTCCTCTAAGTATATCAAATCTCTATAAGCAGTGCTAAGACTGATTCCAAGTTCACTAGCTATTTTTGAAGGACCAACAGAGCCGAACTCCATAATAAGGAACAAAACCTGTTGCTGCCTTTTGTTTATATCAAAAGAGAGCGGACGATATAATTTTTGTGTAGCGTTTTTCTGATCGGTATCGCTCGGAACTTTAAGTGTAATGACCGTGCCCTGTTCTAAATTGTCCTCTATTATTATAGCGCCGCCTAAAAAGGATATCGTCTCTTTTGTAATCGGAAGGCCTGAACCAACTCCTTTTATATATTTTTTCATATCTGCGGTTGCTGTTGAGAATCCGGGTTCAAATGCTTTTTCTTTGTTTTTTATTCCGGGTCCCTGATCCGATATCCTTACGGTGTTGCCGTTATCTAGAACG from Bacillota bacterium includes these protein-coding regions:
- a CDS encoding ATP-binding protein → MQNQLDIIWSQALKIIKKQLNTPTYKAWFENTSPTQMEGDTLFISAPNSFAKEWLESRYNSLITDALFQVLGEEIQINVVVDEAEQLSIAQDSQRQKSTELKPQQAVLNSKYTFESFVIGSSNRFAHAAALAVSEAPSKAYNPLFIYGGVGLGKTHLLHAIGHVAEQRRLNVLYVTSETFTNEFIRAIRDRQNDAFRERYRGVDVLLIDDIQFLATKEQTQEEFFHTFNDLHAANKQIVITSDRSPKVMP
- a CDS encoding histidine kinase — protein: MESYFKRFIDNLEKSQNEGTCVSADNSLPSHSADSKPGGRIAARLAVYDTLRSAPRVLELGADDYEEFINILATKTYQSSKEIGGSMPYTIIREIIENLIHAYFREVVISVLDNGNTVRISDQGPGIKNKEKAFEPGFSTATADMKKYIKGVGSGLPITKETISFLGGAIIIEDNLEQGTVITLKVPSDTDQKNATQKLYRPLSFDINKRQQQVLFLIMEFGSVGPSKIASELGISLSTAYRDLIYLEEKSLVASDEQGKRVLTSAGIGYLEEILSS